Proteins from a genomic interval of Phalacrocorax aristotelis chromosome 3, bGulAri2.1, whole genome shotgun sequence:
- the PELI1 gene encoding E3 ubiquitin-protein ligase pellino homolog 1 isoform X1 — translation MYRKSKWKCGYNLVVLGHGNNEKSVPQVLIRDLKFEKKPLAKLMFSPDQENHPSKAPVKYGELIVLGYNGSLPNGDRGRRKSRFALFKRAKANGVKPSTVHIACTPQAAKAISNKDQHSISYTLSRAQTVVVEYTHDSNTDMFQIGRSTESPIDFVVTDTVPGSQSNSDTQSVQSTISRFACRIICERNPPFTARIYAAGFDSSKNIFLGEKAAKWKTSDGQMDGLTTNGVLVMHPRNGFTEDSKPGVWREISVCGNVFSLRETRSAQQRGKMVENETNQLQDGSLIDLCGATLLWRTAEGLSRTPTVKHLEALRQEINAARPQCPVGFNTLAFPSMKRKDVVDEKQPWVYLNCGHVHGYHNWGNKEERDGKDRECPMCRSVGPYVPLWLGCEAGFYVDAGPPTHAFSPCGHVCSEKTTAYWSQIPLPHGTHTFHAACPFCAHQLAGEQGYIRLIFQGPLD, via the exons gaaataatgaaaaaagtgtGCCACAAGTCTTGATCAGAGACCTGAAATTTGAGAAGAAGCCATTAGCTAAGCTCATGTTTTCTCCTGATCAAGAAAATCATCCATCAAAAGCACCAGTAAAATATGGTGAATTGATTGTATTAGG GTACAATGGGTCTCTCCCAAATGGAGatagaggaagaagaaaaagtaggtttgctttatttaaaagggCCAAGGCAAATGGGGTAAAACCTAGCACTGTGCATATTGCCTGTACCCCTCAAGCAGCAAAG GCAATAAGTAATAAGGACCAACACAGTATATCTTACACTTTGTCTCGGGCCCAGACAGTAGTAGTTGAATATACACATGACAGCAACACAGATATGTTCCAG ATTGGTCGGTCAACGGAGAGTCCTATAGACTTTGTTGTGACAGATACAGTTCCTGGAAGTCAGAGTAACTCAGATACACAGTCTGTGCAGAGCACTATATCAAGGTTTGCCTGCAGAATCATATGTGAACGTAACCCTCCTTTTACAGCAAGAATATATGCGGCAGGATTTGACTCTtcaaaaaacatctttcttggG GAGAAAGCTGCGAAGTGGAAGACATCAGATGGGCAAATGGATGGGTTAACCACAAATGGAGTTCTTGTTATGCATCCCCGTAATGGATTTACAGAAGACTCCAAGCCAGGGGTGTGGAGAGAGATATCTGTGTGTGGGAATGTGTTCAGCCTCCGTGAAACCAGATCAGctcagcagaggggaaaaatg GTTGAGAATGAAACAAACCAACTCCAAGATGGCTCTCTAATTGACCTGTGTGGAGCAACACTACTGTGGCGCACTGCGGAAGGACTTTCACGCACTCCTACTGTCAAGCACCTGGAAGCGCTGAGACAGGAAATAAATGCAGCAAGACCCCAGTGTCCTGTGGGGTTTAACACCTTGGCATTTCCCAGCATGAAGAGAAAAGATGTTGTAGACGAAAAGCAGCCGTGGGTGTATCTGAACTGTGGCCATGTCCATGGATATCACAATTGGGGAAACAAAGAGGAGAGAGACGGCAAGGATCGCGAATGTCCCATGTGCCGCTCTGTCGGCCCCTATGTGCCTCTGTGGCTTGGATGTGAAGCAGGATTTTATGTGGATGCAGGACCTCCAACTCATGCGTTCAGCCCGTGTGGCCACGTGTGCTCAGAAAAGACAACTGCCTATTGGTCCCAAATTCCTCTTCCTCATGGTACTCACACTTTTCATGCAGCCTGTCCATTCTGTGCGCATCAGCTGGCTGGTGAGCAAGGTTACATCAGACTCATTTTCCAAGGACCTCTTGACTAG
- the PELI1 gene encoding E3 ubiquitin-protein ligase pellino homolog 1 isoform X2, which yields MFSPDQENHPSKAPVKYGELIVLGYNGSLPNGDRGRRKSRFALFKRAKANGVKPSTVHIACTPQAAKAISNKDQHSISYTLSRAQTVVVEYTHDSNTDMFQIGRSTESPIDFVVTDTVPGSQSNSDTQSVQSTISRFACRIICERNPPFTARIYAAGFDSSKNIFLGEKAAKWKTSDGQMDGLTTNGVLVMHPRNGFTEDSKPGVWREISVCGNVFSLRETRSAQQRGKMVENETNQLQDGSLIDLCGATLLWRTAEGLSRTPTVKHLEALRQEINAARPQCPVGFNTLAFPSMKRKDVVDEKQPWVYLNCGHVHGYHNWGNKEERDGKDRECPMCRSVGPYVPLWLGCEAGFYVDAGPPTHAFSPCGHVCSEKTTAYWSQIPLPHGTHTFHAACPFCAHQLAGEQGYIRLIFQGPLD from the exons ATGTTTTCTCCTGATCAAGAAAATCATCCATCAAAAGCACCAGTAAAATATGGTGAATTGATTGTATTAGG GTACAATGGGTCTCTCCCAAATGGAGatagaggaagaagaaaaagtaggtttgctttatttaaaagggCCAAGGCAAATGGGGTAAAACCTAGCACTGTGCATATTGCCTGTACCCCTCAAGCAGCAAAG GCAATAAGTAATAAGGACCAACACAGTATATCTTACACTTTGTCTCGGGCCCAGACAGTAGTAGTTGAATATACACATGACAGCAACACAGATATGTTCCAG ATTGGTCGGTCAACGGAGAGTCCTATAGACTTTGTTGTGACAGATACAGTTCCTGGAAGTCAGAGTAACTCAGATACACAGTCTGTGCAGAGCACTATATCAAGGTTTGCCTGCAGAATCATATGTGAACGTAACCCTCCTTTTACAGCAAGAATATATGCGGCAGGATTTGACTCTtcaaaaaacatctttcttggG GAGAAAGCTGCGAAGTGGAAGACATCAGATGGGCAAATGGATGGGTTAACCACAAATGGAGTTCTTGTTATGCATCCCCGTAATGGATTTACAGAAGACTCCAAGCCAGGGGTGTGGAGAGAGATATCTGTGTGTGGGAATGTGTTCAGCCTCCGTGAAACCAGATCAGctcagcagaggggaaaaatg GTTGAGAATGAAACAAACCAACTCCAAGATGGCTCTCTAATTGACCTGTGTGGAGCAACACTACTGTGGCGCACTGCGGAAGGACTTTCACGCACTCCTACTGTCAAGCACCTGGAAGCGCTGAGACAGGAAATAAATGCAGCAAGACCCCAGTGTCCTGTGGGGTTTAACACCTTGGCATTTCCCAGCATGAAGAGAAAAGATGTTGTAGACGAAAAGCAGCCGTGGGTGTATCTGAACTGTGGCCATGTCCATGGATATCACAATTGGGGAAACAAAGAGGAGAGAGACGGCAAGGATCGCGAATGTCCCATGTGCCGCTCTGTCGGCCCCTATGTGCCTCTGTGGCTTGGATGTGAAGCAGGATTTTATGTGGATGCAGGACCTCCAACTCATGCGTTCAGCCCGTGTGGCCACGTGTGCTCAGAAAAGACAACTGCCTATTGGTCCCAAATTCCTCTTCCTCATGGTACTCACACTTTTCATGCAGCCTGTCCATTCTGTGCGCATCAGCTGGCTGGTGAGCAAGGTTACATCAGACTCATTTTCCAAGGACCTCTTGACTAG